The segment GGCTGGCCGACCATCACGAGCCGGTCGAACCGGCCGCTCCGGATGAGCGCCGGGTCGATCATGTCCGGGCGGTTCGTCGCCCCGATCACCATCACCTCGCCCATCTCCTCGAGGCCGTCGAGTTCGGTCAGCAGCTGGTTGACGACGCGCTCGCTGACGTTCGACCCGACCTCGCCGCCGCGTGCGGGTGCGAGCGAGTCGAGCTCGTCGAAGAAGATCACGGTGGGGGAGACCTGGCGGGCCTTCCGGAACGTCTGCCGGATCGCCTTCTCGGACTCGCCGACCCACTTCGAGAGCAGCTGCGGGCCGCGGACGCTGATGAAGTTCGCGTTCGTCTCGTTCGCGACCGCCTTCGCCATCAGGGTCTTGCCCGTCCCCGGCGGCCCGTACAGGAGCACGCCAGCCGGCGGGTCGATGCCCATCCGCTCGAACTTCTCGGGGTTGTTGAGCGGCCACTGGATGGACTCCTCGATGTTCTGCTTCGCGGTGTCGAGCCCGCCGACGTCGTCCCACGTGATCTTCGGGAGTTCGACGAGCACCTCCCGCATCGCGCTCGGTTCGACCTCGTTGAGCGCGCCACGGAAGTCGTCGCGCTTGACGATCATGCGGTCGATGAGCGACGGGGGGATGTCCTCCTCGTCGAGGTCGATCTCGGGGAGGTAGCGCCGCAGCGCCTTCATCGCCGCCTCCTTCGTCAGGCTCTCGATGTCCGCGCCGACGAAGCCGTGGGTCTCGCTCGCGAGGTTCTGGAGGTTCACGTCGTCGCTCAGCGGCATTCCGCGCGTGTGGATCTGGAGGATCTCCTCGCGACCGGTCTCGTCGGGCACGCCGATCTCGATCTCGCGGTCGAACCGGCCGGGCCGCCGGAGGGCGGGGTCGACGGAGTCGACGCGGTTCGTCGCGGCGATGACGATGACCTGCCCCCTCGATTCGAGGCCGTCCATCATCGTCAGTAGCTGGGCGACGACGCGACGCTCGACCTCGCCCGTGACGTCCTCGCGCTTGGGCGCGATGGAGTCGAGTTCGTCGATGAAGATGATAGAGGGCGACTCCTCGGTCGCGTCCTCGAAGATCTCCCGCAACTGCTGTTCGGACTCGCCGTAGTACTTCGAGATGATCTCCGGGCCGGCGATGGAGAAGAAACTCGCCGACGTCTCGTTCGCGACCGCCTTCGCGAGCAGCGTCTTCCCGGTGCCCGGCGGGCCGTGCAGGAGCACGCCCTGTGGCGGCTCGATGCCGAGCTTCTTGAAGATCTGGGGGTGCTTCATCGGGAGTTCGACCATCTCCCGGACGCGCTGAATCTCGCCCTGGAGGCCGCCGATGTCCTCGTACGTGATCCCGCCCCCGGTCTTCTCGAACCCGCTGATGGGCTCCTCGCGGAGTTCGACGTCGGTGTCCTCGGTGATGAGGACGACGCCCTCGGGCTGGGTCTCGACCGCGATGAGCGGGATCGCCTGCCCGGGCGACCGCATGAACGGATGGTTCGTGGAGGACATCACGGGCACGATGTCGCGCTCGACGACCGGCCGCTTGAGGATCTGTCGCTTCACCATCCCGGCGGCGTCGCTCCCGAACTGCACGGACGCCTCCTCGGGCGGGGCGAGCGTGAGCTTGTCCGCCTTCGTCGCCTCCGCCTTCCGGATCGTCACGCGTTCGCCGATGCCCACGTCGGCGTTCTGTCGCGTGAACCCGTCGATGCGGACGGTGTCGGTGTTCCAGTCCTGTCGGTCCGCACGCCACACCTTCGCCGCGGTCGTGTCCGCGCCCTCTATCTCGATGATGTCGCCGGGACTCAGCTTCAGATGCAACAGCGTGTCCGGGTCGAGTCGCGCGATACCGCGCCCCGAGTCGTTCGGGTACGCCTTCGCCACCTCCAGTTGGACTTCGTTCATGATTGGGGGACTGCCTGGATGGTCGAACGTGGGTCTCGGGCCCCGATATGTCTTTTGCTCAGACGGGGTCGTGCGTTCGCCCGCACGCCGTCGGTCGCCGACGACCCACCCGCTGTGATACTCTGTAGCATCGTTGTGCCGGCGGGCACAAATCCCTGTCGTCGCTGGCCACCAACTGGACACGAGTACCGAAGCCACGACTCCGGCCTCGGGGTCACTCCGCGAACGAGAACCGGTCACTCCGCGAACGAGAACCGGTCACTCTTCGGCTGGCGCTCGCGGTTCGTCGAACCACTCCACGTCGACGACGTGCCCCTCCGGGTCGAAGTGGACCGTCGCGACCTCGTGCCCGACCGGCGTCGACCGGATGTCGAACCGCTCCATCGCATTCTCGTGGAGGTCCTCGACGTCCCGCCAGTCGGGCTGCCAGCCCTTCGCCTCGCCGAGCTTCACGCCGAACACCTCGCGGCCGCGCTTCTGGACGACGCCGAGCGGGCGCGAGTGCGCCGGTCCGTCCTCGCCGCGCCACGCCGACAGCCGCTCCCAGAGACCCTCGAACACGCTCGAACCGTTCGACCCCCGCGTACTTAACGACTCGCTGGAACGCGACCGTCACGGCCAGCGAGCCGCCGGTTCCAGAGACGTTAAACCACCCGTCCATCAATGCCGCGTCATGAAGCGACGGGAGTACCTCGCCGCGGCCCTTGTGGGGGCCACCGCCGGCTGTCTCCGTCTCACGAACGAGACGACGGAGACGGCGACGATGGCGCCGTCGACCGCGACGGACCGACCACAGACCGGTTCGACGACCGACACGGCGGACGGCGGCCCGACGAATAGCGAGGCGGAGGACGCGGAGTCGACCGACGGGCAGGGGGCGGTCGCGAGGTTCGACGTCGCGTGGACGCACGAGGACGCCGGCCTCGACGTGAACTTCCGACCGGACGCCCTCGTCGCCGACGACGACGAACTGCTCGCGTTCGGCCCGCAGGTCGCTCGCGTCGACCCGAGCGAGCCGGCGACGCTGGCGCGAACCGCTCGCCCGGACGGGAACGTCGGCCTGGTCAGCGTCCAGTCGACCGCGGTCGCCGACGACGTCTGCTACGTCGGGTACCGGAGCGACCCGGTGCAGGTCGTGCGCGTCGCTCACGACGCATCCGCGGTCGAGTGGCGGTTCGAGGCGGACGCGAACCTGGAGGACGTCAGCGCGCTCGCCGTCCACGACGGCGTCGTCTACGCCGGGACGCGAGCACGCCAGACGTCAGGGCGTGCGACGCTCTACGCCCTCGACGCCACCAGCGGCGAGGTGCTGTTCTCCCACGAGTACGCCGAGGACCACGAGATAACGACCGCGTCGGTCCACGACGACGTCGTGTTCCTCGGGATCGACGGGGACGACCCGTACCCGAACGCAGTCGATACGACGAGCCGGGAGCTGTTCGACACCGCGATCGAGTACGGCGTCGCCGCCGGTCGCCTGGTCAACGCGACCGCGGACGCCCTGTTCGTCGTCGACGACCAGACGCTCGTCGCCCGGGAGTGGGAGTCCTTCGACGTGCGGTTCGAGCAGTCCCTCTACGACTACCCGACGCGACCGCCAGCGTTGCACGACGGCGTGCTCTACCTCTCGAACGACCCCGGCGTTCGCGCCTTCGACCCCGAGAGCGGCGAGGAGCGGTGGCTCGCACGGACGACGGCGCGCGTCCGCCGCCCCCCGACGTTCGACGGCGACGGCGTCGCGTTCGTCGGCGACGACGAGGGGATACTGTACGCGCTCGACGCGAAGAGCGGCGAGATACGCCACGAGGCTGCGCCGTTCGAGTACCACCTCGCGGACCAGGTATTCGTCGACGGCCAGCTCGTCGCCGCGATGAACGGCCTCCGCGGCCTCGACGTCGTCCGCGAGTAACCGACCGCGGTCCGGGCGTCCCCTCGCCGCCGACCGCGGCGCTTTTCGCGCTCGCCGACGCTCTTGGTGGTATGCGAACGCTCGCGTTCGACGGCCGGACGGGCGCCAGCGGCGACATGCTCCTGGGTGCACTCGTCGCCGCCGGCGCCGACCCCGGCGTCCTCGACGCACTCGAAGCCGACCTCCCCGTCACGTACGACGTCCGCGAGGTCGACCGGAACGGCATCACCGCGACGAAGGTCGACGTCGTCCACGACGACGCCGAGGGCGGCGACGACGGAAACGACCACGACCACCCCCACGGCGACGACCACTCGCACGGCCACTCCCACGGCGACGACCACTCGCACGGCCACTCCCACGGCGACGACCACTCGCACGGCGACGCGGAGGGTCACGGCCCGAGTCGGTCGTATCGCGAGGTCGTCGAGTTCGTCGAGGGCCTGGACGTCGCGGCGGGCGTCCGAGAGGACGCGCTCGCGGTGTTCGAGCTGCTGGGGGAGGCGGAGGCGAGCGTGCACGGCGTCGACCTCGCGGAGACGCACTTCCACGAGGTCGGTGCCGACGACGCGATCGCGGACGTCGTCGGCGTGTGCGCGCTCCTCGCGGATCTGGACGTCGAGCGCGTGGTGACGACCCCGGTCGCGGTCGGTGGTGGGTCGGTCGAGATGGCTCACGGGACGTACCCGGTGCCGGCGCCGGCGGTCGTGGAGCTCACCGAGCGCGCCGACTGGCGGGTCCGCGGGGGTCCCATCGACGCCGAGCTGCTGACGCCGACTGGCGCGGCACTCCTCGCACACTTCGCCGAGGGCGTCGAGTCGCTCCCGTCGACGACCGTCGACGCGTCCGGGTACGGCGCGGGAACGAAGTCCTTCGAGCGGCACCCGAACGTGCTCCGGGCGACCGTCGGCGACGCTGGGGAGGGCCTCGCGCGAGAGGACGTCGCGGTACTGGAGACGAATCTCGACGACGCCACGCCGGAAGTCCTCGGCGGTCTCCAGGAGTCCCTGAAGGCAGCGGGCGCGTACGACGTGACGATCCTCCCGACGACGATGAAGAAGGCCCGGCCCGGCCACCTCGTGAAGGTCGTCTGTGCGCCCACGGACGCGGAGGCGGTCGCACGACGGCTCGCCGAGGAGACCGGCACGCTCGGCGTTCGCGCGGCGAGCACGAGCCATCGCTGGGTCGCGGAACGGGCGTTCGAGCCCGTCTCCATAGACGTCGACGGCGAGTCGTACGCGGTCGACGTGAAGGTCGCGAGCGACCGCGACGGCGTCGTCTACGACGCAAGCGCCGAGTACGAGGACGCTGCGGCGGTCTCGCGCGAGACCGGACTACCGACGCGAGAGGTCGTCCGACGGGCCGAGAACGCCTACCACGAGGATGCGTGACGAAGTAACAAT is part of the Halorubellus sp. JP-L1 genome and harbors:
- a CDS encoding CDC48 family AAA ATPase; translation: MNEVQLEVAKAYPNDSGRGIARLDPDTLLHLKLSPGDIIEIEGADTTAAKVWRADRQDWNTDTVRIDGFTRQNADVGIGERVTIRKAEATKADKLTLAPPEEASVQFGSDAAGMVKRQILKRPVVERDIVPVMSSTNHPFMRSPGQAIPLIAVETQPEGVVLITEDTDVELREEPISGFEKTGGGITYEDIGGLQGEIQRVREMVELPMKHPQIFKKLGIEPPQGVLLHGPPGTGKTLLAKAVANETSASFFSIAGPEIISKYYGESEQQLREIFEDATEESPSIIFIDELDSIAPKREDVTGEVERRVVAQLLTMMDGLESRGQVIVIAATNRVDSVDPALRRPGRFDREIEIGVPDETGREEILQIHTRGMPLSDDVNLQNLASETHGFVGADIESLTKEAAMKALRRYLPEIDLDEEDIPPSLIDRMIVKRDDFRGALNEVEPSAMREVLVELPKITWDDVGGLDTAKQNIEESIQWPLNNPEKFERMGIDPPAGVLLYGPPGTGKTLMAKAVANETNANFISVRGPQLLSKWVGESEKAIRQTFRKARQVSPTVIFFDELDSLAPARGGEVGSNVSERVVNQLLTELDGLEEMGEVMVIGATNRPDMIDPALIRSGRFDRLVMVGQPDVEGREQILRIHTQDTPLSADVSLREIAEMTDGYVGSDLESIAREAAIEALRETEEPTGVTMKHFRTAMDSVRPTITDDLLEYYAEIEDQFQGGGAESRDRAGGRIGFQ
- a CDS encoding PQQ-binding-like beta-propeller repeat protein — its product is MKRREYLAAALVGATAGCLRLTNETTETATMAPSTATDRPQTGSTTDTADGGPTNSEAEDAESTDGQGAVARFDVAWTHEDAGLDVNFRPDALVADDDELLAFGPQVARVDPSEPATLARTARPDGNVGLVSVQSTAVADDVCYVGYRSDPVQVVRVAHDASAVEWRFEADANLEDVSALAVHDGVVYAGTRARQTSGRATLYALDATSGEVLFSHEYAEDHEITTASVHDDVVFLGIDGDDPYPNAVDTTSRELFDTAIEYGVAAGRLVNATADALFVVDDQTLVAREWESFDVRFEQSLYDYPTRPPALHDGVLYLSNDPGVRAFDPESGEERWLARTTARVRRPPTFDGDGVAFVGDDEGILYALDAKSGEIRHEAAPFEYHLADQVFVDGQLVAAMNGLRGLDVVRE
- the larC gene encoding nickel pincer cofactor biosynthesis protein LarC, whose amino-acid sequence is MRTLAFDGRTGASGDMLLGALVAAGADPGVLDALEADLPVTYDVREVDRNGITATKVDVVHDDAEGGDDGNDHDHPHGDDHSHGHSHGDDHSHGHSHGDDHSHGDAEGHGPSRSYREVVEFVEGLDVAAGVREDALAVFELLGEAEASVHGVDLAETHFHEVGADDAIADVVGVCALLADLDVERVVTTPVAVGGGSVEMAHGTYPVPAPAVVELTERADWRVRGGPIDAELLTPTGAALLAHFAEGVESLPSTTVDASGYGAGTKSFERHPNVLRATVGDAGEGLAREDVAVLETNLDDATPEVLGGLQESLKAAGAYDVTILPTTMKKARPGHLVKVVCAPTDAEAVARRLAEETGTLGVRAASTSHRWVAERAFEPVSIDVDGESYAVDVKVASDRDGVVYDASAEYEDAAAVSRETGLPTREVVRRAENAYHEDA